Within the bacterium genome, the region CGAGAAAATGCGAGCGATCGCCCAAACCGCCGTAACCGTCAACGACCAGATCAATACGCCGCTCAACGTCATCTTGAACAGCGCCGAGTTCATTCGGCTTAAAACCCACCCCGATTCGAACGAGGTTCAGCAGTCCCTTGACTTTATTCATCAGGAAGTCAGCAAGATCAAACAGGTGATCCAACGGCTGGCCAAGATCGCCGATCCCAAGATCAAGGAATATGCGGGCGGATCGGTATTCATGGTGGATATGGAGAGTTCGGGGCAAGCCGGATCGTCCCTGGGTCAAGCCGCCAAACTCCGCGTTCTGGTGGTAGACGATGAGCAGTTCATGGTCCACACTCTGGCGAAGATTCTCGAATTGCTCGGCTACGAAGTGTTGTGTGCCTTCGGCGGCCGCGAGGCCTACCGGGTATGCCTTGAACAGGCCGTGGATCTCGTGATCACCGACCTGCACATGCCCGACATGAGCGGCCTCGAACTGTTGACGTCGCTGAAATCACACAATCCCAGTCTGCCCGTCATTCTGATCACGGGCTACGGGGTGGACAAGGTTCGCGAATCGGCGGGAAAGTGGCGGGCCGATGGTTTCCTGGGCAAACCTTTCACGGTCAACGAACTCAAAGAGTTGATTGAACAAACTCTGGCGTCGCTCTCAATTCACACTCGCGACTCGAACGAGGCGGGATCGTTCGTCGTATCTTCACCGGGAATGTGATGACGGATAAGCCGAACAACAGCCTTGCGGCTCGCTCGTCCGCGCCGCTTGCACTGGACAACAAACGCCTGTTGGTAGTGGACGACGAAGAAGTCGTCTGCCGAGTCGTCGAAGGTTTCCTCGGCGTCGAAGGCTGGACGGTGGATTCGGTCTACTCCATCGAGGACGCCAAACGAATTCTGGCCGATACCGCCTATCCGGTGGTGCTGTGCGACGTGCATTTGCCCGGCAGCAGCGCCGACTTGCTTCGCCATCTGAAGGAACGGTATCCCGTCGCGCAGGTCATCATGTTCACGGGCGATCCGACCGTGAGCACGGCTCGCGAGGCCATTCAGCTGGGAGCCTATGAATACGTTCCCAAACCGTGCCATCGCGAAGAACTCTCCCTGATTATCCATCGCGCCTATGACCGATTCCGGTTGCTGCGCGAGCAGGAACGTCTGCAGGCCGAGAACGAAGGTTATCGGCAGCGGCTTGAGGAACTGGTCGAGAAGCGAACGGCTCAACTGCGGGCGAGTGAACTGCGTTACCGGGCGATTTTCAACCGGGCCGTGGACGCAATTCTGCTGGTGGACATCGCCAGCGCCCGGATTGCCGATTACAACATGGCTTCGATGCGGCTGCTCGACGTTACCAAAGACGATCTTGCGAACTGCACCATCACGGATTTCGTGGGCGATCAACTCGCTTCCACACTCGTAGAGGCTCGACCGGCAGGTTATCGCGAATGGCGCTTTCCCCGGATGGTGTTTGTGCGCAAGAACGGATCTCCGCGAACCGCGCAGGTATCCGTGGGCAAAGTGGAGTTCGATCATCAGCGACTTCTTCAGATCGTGGCCCGCGATATCACCGATCAAGTGGAACTGGCGCAGCGCAGCGAACTCATGGAAACCGAGCTCTTGAATGAACAGCGTCTGGCGGCCATCGGTCTGCTCGCCTCGGGCATCGCTCACAACATCAACACTCCGCTGATGGGCATCTACGGCGCGGCGCAGCTGATCAAGATGAAGCATCCCGAGATCTCCGATATTGACGGAGTGATTCAGCAAGTCGAACGAGTCAACACGATCATCCGCAACTTGATGTGGAAGAGCCGGCAAGAGCAGGAATCGAATCCACAGGAAATCAACCTGAACGAGCTCCTGCGCGAGGAACTTCGTTTTCTTGAAGCCGACCTTGATTACAAACATAACGTGGCGAAGACGTTCGCATTCGCCGACAACGTTCCGACGATTCTGGGCCGATACAGCGACTTTTCCCAGTCCTTCACGAACGTGGTCCGCAACGCTCTTGACGCGATGTATGATCGCGAGAAGCGCGAGCTCTTCATCGGCACGGAGGTTCGCGACGGCGATATCCGCATTACCATTCGCGACTCGGGATGCGGCATCGCACCCGAAGACCGGGAACGCGTTTTTCTTCCCTTCTTCACCACCAAGGCACTCGTTGGACGAGATGCGGAGCGACCGACCGGGACGGGACTGGGTCTCTCCACCGTTCAGAAGCTGCTCGCTCCCTACGGCGCTCGCTATGAAATCAGCAGCGAAGTCGGCACGGGCACCACGTTTTGTATTTGTGTCCCGGTCGCAGCCAGTTTATGCTCCGCCGATCAGGTTGCCTCGAGTTCCCGCGGCATGTAGTTTCTTTTCGACCCACAGAATTAAACGCCCGCAGCTGCTCGCTGCGGGCGCTTTTTCTGCATCAGAAAACAATTCAGTATCACGGCATGTTTAAGTACCGCTCGGTGTATGTTTGAAAGTCCGCTTCGATCCGAGCGGCAACGGCTTCCGCCGGTTCCGAGAACTCGCGTCGAATCCACGTCACTCGCGGCTCGCGACGGAACCACGTCATCTGCCTTTTTACATAATGACGCACGGCCTTTTGAACATCTACGATCATCCGCTCCCGCGAAATCTCACCCCGCAAATAGGGAAAGATTTCCTGATATCCGTGCGTGCGAAGAGCGTTGCAGGCACGTTCATCGAAACCAAGTTCCAGAATGCCGCGGACTTCTTCGATAAGCCCCTCCCTCATCATATCAAGCACGCGGCGATCGGTTCGCTCGTAGGTTTCCCGGCGATCACCGTGAAGGAAATACGTGCGAAACGGTCGCGCGATGGGTTCGCGGGGACGATCCTGCAGGTCGGACAGTCGCACACCACGGATCCGGCACACGAGCAGTCCGCGCAGAATCCGGTGGCCGTCGTTAGGATTGGTTCGCGCAGCCAGCGCCGGATCGCGTTCCTGCAATTCGGTGTATAGTGTCTCCAGACCGACCCGCTCCGCCTCTTCACGCAGGCTTGTGTAGTCTGCCGGGTTTTCCGAATCCTCCCGGTAAAAACCGTCCACCAGCGCTCGAAGATAGAGCATCGAACCACCGACCACAATCGGGGTTCGCTCGCGGGAGATAATCTCTTCGATGCGCTCTCGTGCGGATCGAGCGAAATCTCCCGCCGTCCATCGTTCCGAAATTGACTTCTCGTCAATGAAGTGATGCGGTACTCGCTTGCGTTGACTTTCTGTCGGCTTGGCCGTTCCGATTCGCATTTCCCGAAAAATCTGCCGCGAATCGGCGCTAAGAATCTCCCCCTTGAGGGACTCCGCAAGGGGGATCGAAACGTCGGTCTTTCCGGAAGCGGTGGTTCCCGCCAGAATCAGCACAACCGGAAAAATACCGCTACTCGGTTCGTTTGAATCGCCGGTCAAGTTCGCTCAGTTTGAGATGTATGACGGTCGGCCGGCCGTGCGGGCACGTCAGCGGAAATTGCGTGGCGAAGAGTTCGTCCATTAGTGTGATCATTTCGTCGGAGGTCAGCGCGTCACCGGCGCGAATCGCCGCCCGGCACGCAAAACCGGCGGCGAGAGCGTCGCGCGGCTCGAAACGCGCTTTGCGGAACTCGACGTACTCATCGAGGATCGAGCGAATCGTATCCACTTCGGAGACTCGGCGAATTCCGGCCGGAACCGCCTCGATGCTGTACGTTCGCACGCCGAAATTCCGAATTTGAAATCCCAGCCGCGTGAGGTCATCCCGTACCTCCTGAAACACGGCGTCCGATTCGGGTTCCAGTTCAAGCAAAATCGGAAACAGCAGTTGTTGCGAGTTGAACGTTCGCTCGTCGAGACTGCGAAGCGCTTTCTCGAACAGAATTCGCTCGTGGGCGGCGTGCTGATCAATAATCGCTATTCCCGAACGAATTTGAGAAATCAGGTATTTCTGATGTACTTGAAAAATCGCGGGCCGGAACAGCTCTCCTTCTTCGACGGGACTTTCGAGGGACGCGGCACGCGCCGCACTTGGCGAAACAGCTTCGAGTGGGAGATTCCAGCCTCGTTGCTCCGCGTTGATTGCCGTGGGTGTTGTGTTCCCGAACCGATTCTCTACGCGATCCAGACTACGGTTCGAATCCACCCGCGATCCTTCCGTCGGCAAAGTCTGCTCCGCAAAATGCGCCGTCAGAGCCGCGCGGATCGCTCGGTAGACGGCATCGTGCACTCGTCGTTCATCCGCAAGCTTGACTTCAAGTTTGGCTGGGTGAACGTTCACGTCCACTTCGGACGGAGCCATATCCAGCGATATCGCGTAGAACGGCCACTCGCCTTCTTCAAGCTGTTCGCGCAACGCCGAACGAATCGCCGAGTGCAGCAGCGGACTTTGGATCGGGCGACAATTCAGAAACAGGTATTGACTGCCGCGCGATTTCTTGTTGAGTTCGGCGGTCCCGACGGCACCCGCCACGACGACGCCACCCGCCTCGTATCCGAGGGGGACGGTTTTATCCGCAAAATCGTTTCCGAAGAGACCGTTCAGACGCGATGCGAAATCCGCCGACGGCAGATTGTACTCAACGGAATCATCATGCGAAAACAGCCAAGCGACCTCGGGGTGAGCCAGAGCATACTGCCGGAAAACGCGAATTAGATGCGCGAGCTCGGTGGAAGCACTCTTGAGAAAGCGCGCCCGCGCGGGAGTGTTGTAGAAGAGCGAGTGAACGGCAATGGACGTGCCCGTCACCGCCGCAATCGGTTCTTCGTGTACGAGCCGGCCGCCCTCGAACCGAACCATCGTTCCCCCTCCGGCGTCCGACAGGCCGGATCGAACCTCCACGTAGCTTACCGACGCAATCGCCGGGAGAGCTTCGCCGCGGAAACCCAGCGTGCGTACCGCCTGCAGATCTTCGGCGCGGCTCAGCTTGGACGTCGCATGGCGCTCGAACGCGAGCAGCAGATTCTCGCGCGACATTCCGCAGCCGTCATCCACCACTTGAATCAGGTTGCGTCCCTGTCCCTTGACCAGAATCTGAATCCGGCTTGCCCCCGCGTCCAGAGCGTTCTCCACCAACTCCTTGAGAACGGAGGCGGCCCGCTCCACCACCTCACCGGCGGCGATCTGGTTGACTACGTTCTCGGGAAGTATGCGAATCTCAGGCAACGAGTTTCTTCCCGACGATGGAGCGCACGTTTTCGACGATGGCTCGTCCCCGTTTGCGCGCGTCGTCCACTTCCTTGCGGTAGGCAGACGTTTGATCGGCGGGCAATCCCGGAAGATTGATGAGGACGTTCATGGCCGCTCCTTCGAGTCCGGCCAACAGCAGCTCGGCCGCCGTCCCGGCGTCGGAAACGGTATTCACGTTTCCGCATTCGGCGATCTCGGGCGCGAATTCCAGCGTCTGCAGGCAGAGGCTCATGGTTGACTCGGGAACGTCCACTCCCTCCCGAGTCGCTGCAATCAGTTCCGCCTCTTTCTCCTTTCTCTCGACATCGTCGCGTTCCGGGAGCTTGGCGGCGGCTCTCATGCGGTTGAAGGCGGCCGTATCGTCGTCAATCCGCTCCGTGAGTTTCGAGCGAAGTTCCTCGATCTGCCCGCGCAACTCGGTGAAGCGGGGCGTGACGTCCGCATAGTTCTTCTTGCCGATGGTGAGATTGATGACCATACCCAGTAGCGCCGCCCCCAGTGAACCGGACAGAGCGGCAACACTGCCGCCGCCCGGCGCGGGAGCCTTGGACGCGACTTGCTCCACAAAACCCAAAACCGGTTGATAGACCAGCTTGGCCGGAAAGTCTTTCTTTTCGTTCGTCATGTGCCGTGTTCAGTTTACGATGGCATATTCGATGATTTTCTTGTGGGGATCAAAGGGACGATAGGCGGAAAATTCCAGCTTGTCGTGAGCCAGTTGCACCGCTTCACGTTCGGAGGCGGGACGAGCAAGCCGATCTCGCCAGACAAAGTACTCCGCCGCCAACAACACGGCTTGCAGCGGAATAAGTCCCACAACTTCCGATCCGTTCACGTCCACGCCTCGCGACGCGGCCTCGTGTTTCGCCTGCTCAAACGCGATGTGCGGACCGGTGACAAGATAATTCGTCAGATTCATCGAGATCTGACAAAATTTGTCCCGGTCAAGATAGACTCCCATTCCCTTCACGTTCAACAGCGGTCCGGGATGGAAAACTTTCTTGCCGGTGGCCGACAGCACTTCCTCGCCTTGACGATCCTTGATCGGCCATCCCATCTCGCGCACATGGAGGGCGATATCCTGTGCAACGTTCTCGTCTTCCGTTTTCAGATTGACGTTATAGGCGACCAGAAAAAAGCGCGCACCGGTAATCAAACAGCCGAAGGTGGGCATGAACTTGGCGGGTCCGAAGTCGGGCGCCCACTGAGCGTCCTTAAGTTTCTCCTCGAGAGCCTCGTACTCGCCCTTGCGAACACGGGCCAGATTGGTACGTCCGGGTTGCGATGCCGCCGCCTCGTACAGATAGACCGGCACTTGCAGCTCCTGCCCCACGCGTTTTCCAAGCTGCCGGGCCAATTCCGCGCACTCCGCCATGCGGATTCCCCGAACAGGCACAAAGGGAGCGACGTCCACCGCTCCGCTGCGCGGATGGCTGCCCTTGTGCCGGGTCATATCAATTTCTTCATAGGCCGCACGGGTGAGGCGAAACGTCGCCTCGACACACGCCTCGGGTTCCCCGGCGTAGGTGATCACGCTTCGGTTGTAGTCGCCGTTGGGATCCACGTCCAATAGCGTGACGCCGCGCACGGTTTTCACCGTGTCGGCGATGCGATGGATCTTGGCCAGATCGCGTCCCTCGGAGATATTAGGGACGCACTCGACAATTGCTCCCATGGTCCTCGCGATGGTTCGTTGTGACTATGGATAAGTTTCCAGAAACCGTTCGATGATGCTGTCTTCCGCCCAGCGGACGCGGGACAGTGAACATGAGAAGTTGTTGCAGAGGACGGCAAAGGCAACGGTGTCGCCGCTTGCCGTTTCGGCATAGCCGGCCAGTCCCGATACATAGGTCATGCTTCCCGTCTTGGCCCGCACACGCCGCGCCGTGTTTTTCGTGCTCAGTCGGTAGGATAACGTCCCGTCTATCCCCGAGACCGACAACGTAGACCGAAACACTTCGGCGACTGGATGATGATGCATCGCCCGCAGCAATCCCACAACCGACCGAGCGTTCACGGCGTTCCGGCGGCTGAGTCCGCAGCCATCCTCCAAGTGCAGCGATTTGGAGGAAATCCCGCAGCGCCCCACAAATCTCTCGAGCGCTTTCAGGCCATGCCGCCGTTCCGCCGATCCGGTGACCGCCAGTCCCAAGGCCGCCAACACGTACTCGCTGATGTAGTTGTCGCTGTCCTTGTTCATCAGCGACAACACGGAAGGAAGGGGAGCCGAGTGAAGCTCGGTCAGCGGTTCACCAATCGGTACTCCCGACAGCGAGCGCTCGACGATGATATTACCGTACACAGTAATCCCGCGCATAATCAGTGCATGACGCAGGGCGTGGCCGAAATACCGCGCGGGATCCTGCATCGGTATCCACAGGTATTCGCCGTCATCATGCAGCGGAATCTCACCGGTCAGAACGATGGTGGTGTCATGCGGCACCGACCACATCTCGATCCACGGCATGGAAACCGTGTCTACCGTTACAACGTCTGAGCGTACGCTTACCGGCGCATAGACGGGATCGAGGACATATCTCGCCGGCGCGCCGACCACACCGCCGGGAAAAACGCCCAGATGGCAGACGTTGTTGTTGAAACCGAATCCGTCCGTCGGGGGAGCGAATCCGGCGTTGATGTCACCGATTTCCCACCCGGAGGCGGCACTCTCCAGACGATAGGGCCAGACCCGGAGAACCAGATTTCCGGTCACGGCACGCAGTCCACTGTCGCGCAGACTGTCAGCCCACGCCCGCAGCGCGGGAGCACGATGATACTTCGACCACTTGACTTCCGGCGTCGGATCCCCGCCCGCCTGAACTACGAGATTTCCATGCAGAATCCCGTCTTCGGAGAGCGGTCCGTCGCGGAAGCAAACCGTTGTGAACTGATAGTCCGGTCCGAGCGCATCCAGCGCGGCGGCGGACGTGAACAATTTGGTAATCGAAGCGGGAGTGAGCAGACGGTCGGCGTCATACTCGTAGATCACCGAGTCATTCGCCAGCGAGTAGAATAAAATGCTCCACGACGATCCCCGCAGAGATGCGTCCTCGACCATTGATTCCGCGTAGTCGCTGAAAGCCGTCGGAAACACTCGGCCCGCGGCCGGCGTCGCCGGTGATACCAGCAGCAGAAGAAGAATGGAAAGAGCAATCATCCGAACTCGAGTTATCCTACACCAACAAACAATCGGAACAGCGGCTGCGCCACGGGCATGATGATCCGTCCGAAAACGGACACGTCCGCGAAGTTCGCCAACAATACCACAGCGATAAACAACAGGGGTCCGATCCGCTCGAACCGCTCGTAGCCACGCGCCCAGCGCTCGGGGATGAATCCCGACACGATCCGGGAACCGTCGAGCGGGGGAATCGGAATCAGATTGAAGATCGCCAGCACGATGTTGATCCAAACGGCTTGTGCGAGCACCATTAGCGGCCACGGCAGACTCGCGGCGGTCGGATCCATGAACAAGACCGACAGGCGCAGTAGAAACGCGAATGCGATTCCCAGTCCCAGGTTCGATAACGGTCCGGCGACGGCAACCATCGCCATGTCCCGGTACGGCGAGCGAAAGTAACGCGGATCCACGGGTACGGGTTTCGCCCACCCGAATCCGATGAACACGAGCATCAGTGAACCGAAGAAATCCAGATGACGGAGAGGATTGAGAGTCAATCGTCCCATTGTTTTCGCCGTCGGGTCTCCGAGACGAGCGGCCGTCCACGCGTGAAAGAACTCGTGGACAGTGAGTCCGATCACGAAGCCGGGAAGTAAGAGAAGGATTTGAGTATAATTCACAGATTCGTTAGCCGCGAGGATGAAAACTGCGAACCGTTTCGCGAAGGTAGTCGCGATCCAGATGCGTATAGATCTCGGTCGTGGAAATCGAAGCGTGTCCGAGCAGCTCCTGAACGACCCGTAGGTCCGCACCACCTTCCAGCAAATGAGTCGCGAAGGTATGCCGGAACGTGTGAGGCGTCACGGGCGTCTCGATCCCCGAGCGTTGCAGGTAAACTTGCAGAATTCGCCAGAATCCGAAACGGGTCAGCGGTCGGCCGTGGCGATTGAGGAACAACACGTCTTTCGCTTCCGGCGGTAAGGGTTTCGGCTTTCCGTCACGGGTTCGTCCGCGGATCCCGTCGCGACCGTGGATGAGATAGCCTTTCAACGCCAGCTCCGCCCGACCGCCGAGCGGCACAAACCGCTCCTTCCCCCCTTTTCCCAACACGCGCACGAGTTCCGATTCGAACACGACGTCGCGTCGTCGCAAGCCGACCAACTCCGATACTCGCAGACCGCACGAGTAAGCCATCTCGATCAGGGCCCGGTCGCGCAGGGAAGGCGGATCATCTCCGACGACGGCCTGCAGCAGTCGCTCCATTTCTTCCACGGTGAGCACACTGGGAAGATGACGCGGCAGCTTGGGACCTTCGATATCCTCGGCCGGATTGGTTTTCGAGAATCCCTCGGTCACTCGCCAGCGGAAGAATCCGCGAATGGCCGAGAGATGACGAGCCGCACTGCGCGGGGCAAGATACTCGCCGAGCTCGCGCAGGTATCTTTCCAGAGTCCGGCGATCCACCGCATCAAACGTTAAGTGGCTCGAAGCGAGCCAGTTCGCAAATCCCCGTAAATCCCGCCGGTAGTTTTCGAGCGTGTGCGGCCGCAGATCCGCCTCGTAGGCCGCCTGCGCGAGAAACGTGCGAATCTCCAGAGAACCCGCTTCGTCACTCGCGGAGGAAGGGATTGGTACGGCGTTCTTCGCCAACGGTAGTGGTCGGTCCGTGACCGGGATAAACGACGGTTTCTGGCGGCAGCGAAAGGATTTTCGAGCGGATGTTTTGAAGAAGAACTTGTTCACTGCCGCCGGGGAAATCGGTGCGTCCGATGCCACCCGCGAACAGCGTATCACCGGCTATCACGAAACCCTCATAATGGAACACGAGCGAACCCGGCGAGTGCCCCGGCACGTGCAGGATTTTCAGCGAATCGTTTCCCACCCGCAAGGAATCGCCCTCCGCCAGCGCGCCGTCGGCGTCGGGGGAGATCACGGGTTTTCCGATATAGAGCGAGAGGTTTTTTGCGGGATCGGTTAGCATGGGCCGGTCGGCGTCGTGTATCAAGAGCGGAATCCCCAGTCGGGTTTTGATCGTTCCGTTGGCCTCAATGTGATCCATATGACCGTGCGTGTTGACCAGATACAGCGGTTTCAAATCGAGCGTTTCGATTTCCCGCAGGATCTCCTCCCCATCGCCGGGCGCATCAAAGATCACCGCCTCGCGCGTACGATCACACCATACGACCATCGTGTTCACGGCATTGAAACCGATCACCCGCAGAAGTATGTTCAGCACGCGGCGGCCTCGCGAAGCCGCCGAATATTCGCCGGGATGTCGCCGCGGAAAACCGCCGTTCCCGCAATCAACAGATCGGCGCCGGCGTGCACGACCGAAGGCGTGGTTACTTCATCTATTCCGCCGTCCACGGCGATGGTGAACTCCGCCACGCCTTCCTTGCGCCAGCCGTCGGCGTGCAGAATCTTCGGTAACATCCCCTCGATGAAGTGCTGTCCGCCGAATCCCGGATTGACCGTCATGATGAGAAGCAAATCGAAACTGCCCAGCACCGGTTCGATCATCTCCACGGGTGTGGACGGATTGATCGAGACTCCCGCCCGCGCACCGAGCGAGCGAATGTGGGTGAGCGTCCGATGCAAATGACGGCAGACTTCCTGATGGACCGTGATGATCGAAGCACCGGCCTTGTGATACGATTCGAGGGATTTTTCGGGTTCCTCGATCATCAGATGCACGTCGAGTTCGAGAGACGTGAGCGACCGAAGCTGCCGGATGATGGGCGGACCGAACGTCAAATTCGGCACGAAGTGTCCGTCCATCACATCGCAATGCAGAAGGTCGGCGCCCGCGCTCTCGCATTGCTTCACCTGATCGGCAAGATGCATGAAATCGGCCGCCAAAATGGAAGGCGCGATACGAACCGGTCTGCTCAATCCACTTCTCCCGTTGAAATTGTTCGGGACGAATCTTCGGTCTCCAGAGAATCCACCGGATTCACATCCGGCGCCGCGCGCAAGACGGGAACCGCCACGACGAGATCCACCGCCGTCTCCGGTTCCACCTCCTGACCGGAGCGCAGCGACTGCGCGATCACGGTTCCGGTCGGATAGAGATCCGTCTCTTTGCGCACGATCCGTCCCAGTTTGAGTCCCGATTCCCTCAGAAGCAGGCGCGCCTCGTGAAGGGGCTTCTCCATCAGATACGGAATAAAGAAGTGATCGGGACGCGGTCCGAGGGAAACCATCAGTTTCACGGCGTCCCCCGGGGCAACACTCGCCCCCGGTTCCGGTTCTTGAGAGACGATGATGTCCCGAGGAATCTCACTCGAGAATTCATAGACAATATCCGCACTCGTACACAGCAGATTCACGTTCCGGCAGCGAATCTGCGCGTCGCGCACCTTGAGGCCAACCACGTCGGGAGCCAGATCCCGTTTCACGTCCACCGCCGGAACCACGCGGATCTTCCGGCCGGGTTTGGCGAGCGCCCGGGCAAAGGGTCGCTGCTCCAGAACGGTGCCTTCGGGAACGTTGCCGCCCATTTTGGGTGCGTCCAACACGACGATGAAGCCGGACGAATCCGCTCGACGCTTGGCCTCTTCGGTGGATAATCCCACCAACTCAGGAATCGGTCGCTCGATTCCCTGGCGGGTGTAGAGCGGCATCACGAAGCGGTCGAAAATGAAAAACAGCAGAATCAGGACAACAAAAATGCCCGCCACGACCGTGAACCAGCGGAGAAGGGCGCGGGAGGCGGGATGAGATGCCATAAAACGGATCAAGCGGTGGTCGTACGTCGGAAGCGAGCGGCAAACGCTCCGTCGCAACCGTGAATGTGAGTGAACACCTCGAGGTCTCCGTGTTCACCGACGGTGGATTCGGGAGTGAAGCCGCGCGCGTCCTCCTTGTGGAACTCGGGAAACGCTTTCAGAAAACTCGTCACAATCTCATGATTCTCCGACGGCAGGATACTGCACGTCGAATACACCAGAACTCCGTTGGGACGAACGAGCTCGGCCGCCCGCGAGAGAATCTCCAGTTGCAGTTTTCGCTGCAGGGCGAGATGATGGCTCTTCCGCCGCCATCTCACATCGGAATGTTTCCGCAGCAGTCCCAGTCCGGAGCACGGAACGTCCGCCAGCACGCGATCGAAAGGCTCGGCCGAGAACTCGCGAGCGTCCATGGTATGTACGGCTACTCCCGCGGCTCCGATTCGTTGCAGGTTCTCGCTAAGTTTTTGTGTTCGCTCGGGCGAAATCTCGATCGCAACCAGATCGGCTTCACCTCTCACGTGCTGATAGATACCGAGTAGCTTCCCCCCGGGGGCCGCGCAGAGATCGAGAATCCGTTCGCCCGGCTCGGGCGACAAGAGCTCGACCGCCAGACCGGCGCTCTCGTCATGAACCGTCAGACTTCCGTCGTCAAGCAGATGCTGAAGCTGAAAGATCGCGGGCGAAGGGAA harbors:
- a CDS encoding site-2 protease family protein; the protein is MLAANESVNYTQILLLLPGFVIGLTVHEFFHAWTAARLGDPTAKTMGRLTLNPLRHLDFFGSLMLVFIGFGWAKPVPVDPRYFRSPYRDMAMVAVAGPLSNLGLGIAFAFLLRLSVLFMDPTAASLPWPLMVLAQAVWINIVLAIFNLIPIPPLDGSRIVSGFIPERWARGYERFERIGPLLFIAVVLLANFADVSVFGRIIMPVAQPLFRLFVGVG
- the xerD gene encoding site-specific tyrosine recombinase XerD, with the translated sequence MAKNAVPIPSSASDEAGSLEIRTFLAQAAYEADLRPHTLENYRRDLRGFANWLASSHLTFDAVDRRTLERYLRELGEYLAPRSAARHLSAIRGFFRWRVTEGFSKTNPAEDIEGPKLPRHLPSVLTVEEMERLLQAVVGDDPPSLRDRALIEMAYSCGLRVSELVGLRRRDVVFESELVRVLGKGGKERFVPLGGRAELALKGYLIHGRDGIRGRTRDGKPKPLPPEAKDVLFLNRHGRPLTRFGFWRILQVYLQRSGIETPVTPHTFRHTFATHLLEGGADLRVVQELLGHASISTTEIYTHLDRDYLRETVRSFHPRG
- a CDS encoding MBL fold metallo-hydrolase; the encoded protein is MVVWCDRTREAVIFDAPGDGEEILREIETLDLKPLYLVNTHGHMDHIEANGTIKTRLGIPLLIHDADRPMLTDPAKNLSLYIGKPVISPDADGALAEGDSLRVGNDSLKILHVPGHSPGSLVFHYEGFVIAGDTLFAGGIGRTDFPGGSEQVLLQNIRSKILSLPPETVVYPGHGPTTTVGEERRTNPFLRE
- the rpe gene encoding ribulose-phosphate 3-epimerase, with the translated sequence MHLADQVKQCESAGADLLHCDVMDGHFVPNLTFGPPIIRQLRSLTSLELDVHLMIEEPEKSLESYHKAGASIITVHQEVCRHLHRTLTHIRSLGARAGVSINPSTPVEMIEPVLGSFDLLLIMTVNPGFGGQHFIEGMLPKILHADGWRKEGVAEFTIAVDGGIDEVTTPSVVHAGADLLIAGTAVFRGDIPANIRRLREAAAC
- a CDS encoding PASTA domain-containing protein; this encodes MASHPASRALLRWFTVVAGIFVVLILLFFIFDRFVMPLYTRQGIERPIPELVGLSTEEAKRRADSSGFIVVLDAPKMGGNVPEGTVLEQRPFARALAKPGRKIRVVPAVDVKRDLAPDVVGLKVRDAQIRCRNVNLLCTSADIVYEFSSEIPRDIIVSQEPEPGASVAPGDAVKLMVSLGPRPDHFFIPYLMEKPLHEARLLLRESGLKLGRIVRKETDLYPTGTVIAQSLRSGQEVEPETAVDLVVAVPVLRAAPDVNPVDSLETEDSSRTISTGEVD
- the rsmB gene encoding 16S rRNA (cytosine(967)-C(5))-methyltransferase RsmB, with translation MTDPVPVTSRGVAADALAELERDPQFADEIIARHLTQSNLRGSDRALAADLFWGSIRWRGRLDSVVSPVFHGDYFRAQPLIRVLLRMGGYQLFCQDRVPDHAAVSQTVEVAVQRMNKSAAGLINAVLRRLARERERWSVVPEGTDELGRLAFLHSHPRWIVRELAARFGQEELPRVLAANNERAPLTVCTNPLRWKEADFEEFLRSRAIRFEPSVLIDGYYRFPSPAIFQLQHLLDDGSLTVHDESAGLAVELLSPEPGERILDLCAAPGGKLLGIYQHVRGEADLVAIEISPERTQKLSENLQRIGAAGVAVHTMDAREFSAEPFDRVLADVPCSGLGLLRKHSDVRWRRKSHHLALQRKLQLEILSRAAELVRPNGVLVYSTCSILPSENHEIVTSFLKAFPEFHKEDARGFTPESTVGEHGDLEVFTHIHGCDGAFAARFRRTTTA